From Calothrix sp. PCC 6303, a single genomic window includes:
- a CDS encoding glutamate-5-semialdehyde dehydrogenase, whose product MSVDAFDDTSELIAIPRRAYEASLRLATTKGVDRSRTVLAIAKAIESDFDLILEANTLDLEASREMAIPDLILDWLKLTPERLEMTVKILQRLGELSDPLRRVRNADYQLEDSQTYSQLMPLGVIAFIYEAFPELGAIAAGLCIKSGNSIILKGGTEASHSNLAIFNALQNAIAETGFPPGCVELITAEHGASIRDLVTQDQYINLVIPYGRSSLTQQVVRQSTPPVLRSAMGNCYLYWSLNSSLETVRWIITDSHQSEPDPVNAIEKVLIHRQSLPNSLLTLCNSLKEKGFTIKGDNELVEAFPQLQLAKDNEWGIPYLNRTIAFKLVDSLEDAIAWINQYSSGHADCIVTESYQESRQFALGVNSASTYINASPRFYRIPSRGDAVFLGMSNQKGHRRGLISLEALTTVKHIVQGNGRF is encoded by the coding sequence ATGAGTGTTGATGCATTTGATGATACTTCGGAATTGATTGCTATCCCTAGACGAGCTTATGAAGCATCGTTAAGATTGGCAACGACAAAAGGTGTAGATCGTTCTCGCACAGTTTTAGCGATCGCTAAAGCCATAGAAAGCGATTTTGATTTGATTTTGGAGGCAAATACCCTAGATTTGGAAGCCAGCCGCGAAATGGCAATTCCAGATCTAATTTTGGATTGGTTAAAGCTAACTCCTGAACGCTTAGAAATGACTGTAAAAATTTTACAGCGTTTAGGTGAGTTGTCTGATCCTCTACGACGGGTGAGAAATGCCGATTATCAATTGGAAGATTCCCAAACCTATTCCCAATTAATGCCTTTGGGTGTAATTGCTTTTATTTATGAAGCTTTTCCTGAATTAGGTGCAATTGCGGCGGGTTTATGTATTAAAAGTGGCAATAGTATCATCCTCAAAGGAGGTACCGAAGCGAGCCATTCCAATCTTGCCATATTCAACGCGTTACAGAATGCGATCGCAGAAACTGGTTTCCCCCCAGGATGCGTCGAATTAATTACCGCTGAACATGGTGCATCGATTCGTGATTTGGTGACGCAAGACCAATATATAAACTTAGTTATTCCCTATGGACGTTCCAGTTTGACTCAGCAGGTGGTAAGGCAATCGACCCCACCCGTATTAAGGTCGGCAATGGGGAATTGCTATTTGTATTGGTCGCTCAATAGTAGTCTGGAAACAGTACGCTGGATTATTACAGATAGTCACCAAAGCGAACCAGATCCAGTTAATGCCATTGAAAAAGTATTGATCCATCGTCAATCTTTACCCAACTCCCTGCTGACCCTGTGTAATAGTTTGAAGGAAAAAGGCTTCACAATTAAAGGAGACAATGAACTAGTAGAAGCTTTTCCCCAATTGCAGTTAGCCAAAGATAACGAATGGGGAATCCCCTACTTAAATCGGACAATTGCCTTCAAATTAGTGGATAGTTTGGAAGATGCGATCGCTTGGATTAACCAATACAGTAGCGGTCATGCTGATTGCATTGTCACAGAATCATACCAAGAAAGTAGGCAATTTGCCCTAGGTGTCAACAGTGCCTCAACATATATTAATGCTTCTCCCCGCTTTTATCGCATTCCTTCACGGGGTGATGCGGTATTTTTAGGTATGTCAAACCAAAAAGGGCATCGACGCGGTTTAATTAGTTTAGAAGCCCTCACAACAGTCAAACATATTGTTCAGGGAAACGGGCGATTTTAA
- a CDS encoding molybdopterin-dependent oxidoreductase, whose protein sequence is MNLNRRQLLQISGLSGINLLLAGCGTQAFEDVVGVLSEPINQKVESLIFNPQKLIPEFSLSDIQPKELIVNSFKGIPQIDIDKYRLVIEGEVNNPLNLSFKEIQALPSTSMIIRHVCVEGWAAIVQWGGVRLRDLIALAQPKANVKFAYFVSADTYYSSWDLASSVHPQTLLAYEKNGEPLPVENGAPLRLAAPIKLGYKQSKWVTKIILVSQLSLGKGYWEDQGYEWFAGL, encoded by the coding sequence ATGAATCTAAATCGTCGGCAATTATTGCAAATTTCTGGATTGTCCGGAATAAATTTACTCTTAGCTGGATGTGGAACACAAGCATTTGAAGATGTAGTTGGTGTCCTTTCCGAACCGATAAACCAAAAAGTAGAATCCTTAATATTTAACCCTCAAAAGCTAATTCCCGAATTTTCTCTAAGTGATATTCAACCCAAAGAGCTAATTGTAAACAGTTTTAAGGGAATTCCCCAAATTGATATCGACAAATATAGATTAGTGATAGAAGGAGAAGTTAATAATCCCTTGAATCTTAGCTTCAAAGAAATTCAAGCTTTACCATCTACATCCATGATCATCCGTCATGTATGTGTAGAAGGATGGGCAGCAATTGTACAATGGGGAGGTGTACGTTTGCGAGATTTAATTGCCCTTGCTCAACCAAAAGCAAACGTCAAATTTGCTTATTTTGTTTCAGCAGACACCTATTACTCTAGTTGGGATTTAGCCTCATCTGTACATCCGCAAACTTTATTAGCCTATGAAAAAAATGGTGAACCTTTGCCTGTGGAAAATGGCGCACCTTTACGTTTAGCAGCACCAATCAAGTTAGGCTATAAGCAAAGTAAATGGGTAACAAAAATTATCTTGGTTAGTCAGTTGTCACTGGGTAAGGGTTACTGGGAAGATCAGGGTTATGAGTGGTTTGCAGGATTGTGA
- a CDS encoding cytochrome b/b6 domain-containing protein codes for MNSKESAKTRKIPNQAIGAKIFHWINIVSLFLMLTSGLQIYNANPVFGGREGLSIPPIFTLGAWLAGGRHWHFAAMWLFSLNLLGYGIYIFITRRWKHRFVGANDIKALQKSQNPKRSTYAWHRIIYTSIIPILLLAIFTGIGMYKPAQFPLIVSFFGSWQALRIVHFSSVPLVITFVIMHSLLGRKAGGTELTESMFW; via the coding sequence ATGAATTCCAAAGAATCTGCCAAAACTCGGAAAATACCAAATCAAGCAATTGGAGCTAAAATATTTCATTGGATTAATATTGTGAGCTTATTTCTGATGCTCACAAGTGGATTACAAATCTACAATGCAAATCCAGTGTTCGGTGGTAGAGAGGGTTTAAGTATACCTCCCATATTTACGCTTGGTGCTTGGTTAGCTGGTGGTAGACATTGGCATTTTGCAGCAATGTGGTTATTTTCTCTCAACTTACTAGGTTATGGCATTTATATTTTCATAACTCGTCGCTGGAAGCATAGATTTGTTGGTGCTAATGATATTAAAGCCCTACAAAAAAGTCAAAATCCTAAACGTTCGACTTATGCTTGGCACCGCATAATATACACAAGTATCATCCCCATTTTACTGTTAGCAATTTTTACTGGCATAGGAATGTATAAACCCGCGCAATTTCCGCTAATAGTGAGTTTTTTTGGTAGTTGGCAAGCTTTGCGGATTGTTCATTTTTCTTCAGTTCCCTTGGTGATTACATTTGTAATTATGCACTCACTTTTAGGGCGTAAAGCTGGTGGAACAGAATTAACGGAATCAATGTTTTGGTAA
- a CDS encoding fatty acid desaturase, with product MNSNTISFNNHQNTASPDEVTTLPFSLGDLKAAIPPECFQPSVVKSLFYFFRDIAIIASLYAVAHHFDSWLFFPIFWVMQGTMFWALFVVGHDCGHQSFSKYKWLNDLVGHLSHSPILVPYHGWRISHRTHHKNTASLENDESWYPVSESEYRKMPLEQKIGRHYLFLLAYPVYLFKRSPGKEGSHFNPNSPLFKPSEKWDVITSAVCWWAMAAFLAFGTYEWGLMWFVKYYLGPYLVFVVWLDLVTFLHHTEPGIPWYRGDEWTFLKGAISTIDRDYGLINHIHHDIGTHVAHHIFLNIPHYNLLKATAAIKPVMGEYFRKSDEPIWKSLWRSAIECHYVPDEGKVVSYTYDAKVKEIK from the coding sequence CTTAGGAGATTTGAAAGCAGCAATCCCCCCAGAATGTTTTCAACCAAGTGTTGTGAAATCACTATTTTACTTCTTTCGTGACATTGCAATTATTGCATCACTATATGCAGTTGCCCATCACTTTGATTCTTGGTTATTCTTCCCAATATTTTGGGTAATGCAAGGAACAATGTTTTGGGCTTTATTTGTAGTTGGACATGATTGCGGACACCAATCGTTTTCCAAATATAAATGGCTAAATGATTTGGTTGGACATTTATCCCACAGTCCAATTCTTGTACCTTATCACGGTTGGCGGATTAGCCACCGCACACACCACAAAAATACAGCCAGTTTGGAGAACGATGAAAGTTGGTATCCTGTAAGTGAATCAGAATATAGAAAGATGCCCTTAGAACAAAAAATAGGTCGTCACTATCTATTCTTGTTAGCTTATCCTGTATACTTGTTCAAACGTTCTCCAGGAAAAGAAGGGTCTCATTTTAATCCCAATAGTCCCCTATTTAAGCCATCAGAAAAGTGGGATGTTATTACCAGTGCAGTTTGCTGGTGGGCAATGGCAGCTTTCTTGGCTTTTGGAACCTATGAATGGGGTTTGATGTGGTTTGTTAAATACTATTTGGGTCCATATTTGGTATTTGTTGTTTGGTTAGACTTAGTAACATTTCTACATCACACTGAACCTGGTATCCCTTGGTATCGTGGGGATGAATGGACTTTTCTTAAAGGTGCAATTTCCACAATTGACCGGGATTATGGTTTGATTAACCATATTCATCATGATATCGGTACTCACGTTGCCCACCATATTTTCCTAAATATTCCTCACTACAACTTACTCAAAGCAACCGCAGCAATTAAACCTGTGATGGGTGAATACTTCCGGAAGTCTGATGAACCAATTTGGAAATCCCTTTGGCGTTCAGCGATAGAATGTCATTATGTCCCTGATGAAGGCAAAGTTGTCTCCTATACATATGATGCTAAAGTGAAAGAAATTAAATAA
- the purU gene encoding formyltetrahydrofolate deformylase, with the protein MTSPTATLLISCPDQKGLVAKIANFLYANGGNIIHADQHTDFAAGLFLTRLEWQLAGFNLPKDLIAPAFNAIAQPLNADWKLHFSDAVPRIAIWVSKQDHCLYDLIWRYRAHEFAAEIPLIMSNHPDLKVVAEQFGIDYVHIPISKENKAEQEAKQLEVLQQYNIDLVVLAKYMQILSKDFVQKFPQIINIHHSFLPAFVGANPYHKAFERGVKIIGATAHYVTSDLDAGPIIEQDVVRVSHRDEVEDLIRKGKDLERVVLARAVRLHLRNRVLVYGNRTVVFE; encoded by the coding sequence ATGACAAGCCCTACAGCGACTTTATTAATTTCTTGCCCAGATCAAAAAGGTTTGGTGGCGAAAATAGCTAATTTTCTTTATGCAAATGGAGGAAATATTATTCATGCAGATCAACATACAGATTTTGCTGCTGGCTTATTTTTAACAAGATTGGAATGGCAACTAGCAGGGTTTAATTTACCCAAGGATTTAATCGCACCAGCCTTTAATGCCATAGCGCAACCATTGAATGCCGATTGGAAATTACATTTTTCGGATGCTGTACCTAGAATTGCGATTTGGGTGAGCAAACAAGATCATTGCTTGTATGATTTAATTTGGCGATATCGTGCCCATGAATTTGCCGCAGAAATCCCATTAATTATGAGTAATCATCCCGATTTAAAAGTTGTAGCAGAGCAATTTGGGATTGATTATGTGCATATTCCGATTTCTAAAGAGAATAAAGCAGAACAAGAAGCAAAACAACTAGAAGTGCTACAACAATATAATATTGATTTGGTAGTATTGGCGAAATATATGCAGATTTTGAGCAAGGATTTTGTCCAAAAGTTTCCGCAAATTATTAATATCCATCACTCATTTTTACCTGCTTTTGTGGGTGCAAATCCTTACCACAAAGCATTTGAAAGAGGTGTAAAAATTATTGGTGCTACTGCACATTATGTTACATCCGATTTAGATGCCGGACCAATTATTGAGCAGGATGTGGTGCGGGTGAGTCATCGTGATGAGGTGGAAGATTTAATTAGAAAAGGTAAGGATTTGGAGCGGGTTGTACTGGCTAGGGCAGTGAGGCTACACTTACGGAATCGTGTGTTGGTATATGGCAATCGAACTGTAGTGTTTGAGTAG
- a CDS encoding helix-turn-helix domain-containing protein, whose protein sequence is MRKLTESDKQEILQLYRETAETTSTLAERFDVSNSTISRLLKSTLAEDEYEYLVSLKRAARTPEGRAQVSYEQKPEFVPTDVATEEIAPVVSFPEEKEQLKPQKRVKAPIKAADKEEKPSSVVRRVRRRSLDAEDAPEPTVQQLELLEQKPQEAVRIPTPAVEKVRLNPIPLREQSATIAEFFGDDLLGEGDDELDDDLDDDDLDDLDDDDDDDDEWEAPRPLMTRSRSDDSLINVLPLSDASLPRTCYLVIDRSAELITRPLRDFGDLGQIPNPEIQQRTLPIFDNHRVAKRFSTKRDRVIKVPDSRMLHKARYHLQAKGITRLLIDGQVYSLSQV, encoded by the coding sequence GTGAGAAAACTAACCGAATCTGATAAGCAGGAAATACTTCAGTTGTATCGAGAGACTGCCGAAACAACTTCAACTTTGGCAGAACGGTTTGATGTCAGTAACTCGACTATTAGCCGTTTGCTTAAAAGTACCTTAGCTGAGGATGAATACGAGTATCTCGTATCATTGAAGCGGGCAGCTCGAACTCCTGAGGGTAGAGCACAAGTTAGCTATGAACAAAAGCCAGAATTTGTACCAACAGATGTGGCAACTGAAGAAATAGCCCCAGTTGTGAGCTTTCCGGAAGAGAAAGAGCAATTAAAGCCGCAAAAACGAGTTAAAGCACCAATCAAAGCTGCTGACAAGGAGGAAAAACCAAGTTCTGTAGTGCGAAGAGTGCGGAGGCGATCGCTTGATGCCGAAGATGCACCAGAACCCACCGTTCAGCAGTTGGAATTATTGGAGCAAAAACCCCAAGAAGCTGTTCGTATTCCCACTCCTGCGGTGGAAAAAGTTCGACTGAATCCAATTCCTCTGCGAGAACAATCTGCTACCATTGCTGAGTTTTTCGGTGATGATTTACTCGGTGAAGGTGATGATGAACTCGATGATGATCTAGATGATGATGATCTCGATGACCTCGACGACGATGATGATGATGATGATGAATGGGAAGCACCTCGTCCATTAATGACGCGATCGCGTTCTGATGATTCATTAATAAATGTGTTACCGCTGTCGGATGCCAGTCTGCCACGAACCTGTTATTTGGTCATCGACCGTTCGGCTGAACTCATTACTCGTCCCCTCCGGGATTTTGGCGATTTGGGACAAATTCCCAATCCCGAAATCCAGCAGCGAACCCTGCCGATATTTGATAACCATCGTGTGGCAAAGCGCTTTTCGACTAAACGCGATCGCGTCATCAAAGTTCCTGATAGCCGGATGCTGCATAAAGCCCGTTATCATCTCCAAGCTAAGGGAATCACACGATTGTTAATTGATGGTCAAGTGTACTCATTATCTCAGGTTTAA
- a CDS encoding Npun_F0813 family protein has protein sequence MFILKRQDVEISTIQHPKRDQQLPILYYQGQSFRLISVFKASQEEEAKAVWRELTDNRGKACVLLEEPERYSVWGKIRLDQLSSSDTDGGQRTEILLQAAILLLQNTYMDIEEYLGTRQANLFEEALTQTCSQRQLPQTNSSAVIKHLLNLDPLQALQLPHWQENHVLVFLEELHRLGKEYFGNSNFARSVADKLQDMPEGDRSFVMMWLKQSSVSKMWH, from the coding sequence ATGTTCATTCTTAAGCGACAGGATGTTGAAATATCGACGATTCAGCACCCAAAGCGAGATCAGCAGTTGCCGATTCTCTATTATCAAGGGCAGAGTTTTCGGTTGATTAGCGTTTTTAAGGCTAGTCAGGAAGAAGAAGCCAAAGCTGTATGGAGAGAACTTACCGATAACAGAGGCAAAGCCTGTGTTTTATTAGAGGAACCGGAACGCTATAGCGTTTGGGGTAAGATTCGTTTGGATCAACTCAGTAGTAGCGATACAGATGGTGGACAACGAACAGAAATCCTCTTACAAGCAGCGATCCTGTTGTTGCAAAATACATATATGGATATTGAAGAATATCTAGGTACTCGACAAGCAAATTTATTTGAAGAGGCTTTAACACAGACTTGTAGCCAAAGACAGTTACCACAGACAAATTCATCAGCAGTAATTAAACATCTACTAAATCTAGATCCGCTTCAAGCATTGCAATTACCGCATTGGCAAGAAAACCATGTGCTTGTGTTTTTGGAAGAATTGCATCGTTTGGGAAAAGAGTACTTCGGAAACAGTAACTTTGCCCGTTCAGTAGCTGATAAATTACAGGATATGCCAGAAGGCGATCGCTCATTTGTAATGATGTGGCTAAAGCAATCATCAGTAAGTAAAATGTGGCATTAA
- a CDS encoding HetP family heterocyst commitment protein, with protein sequence MHKKQIEEVLKAIIAGKYSWACVLILRFNGYEPHHYIPYRTYIRLLKENYQLDGAKHIS encoded by the coding sequence ATGCATAAAAAACAAATTGAAGAAGTTCTCAAAGCAATAATTGCTGGCAAGTACTCCTGGGCTTGTGTGTTGATTCTACGTTTTAATGGATACGAGCCTCATCACTATATTCCCTATCGAACTTATATCCGGTTACTAAAAGAAAACTATCAACTTGATGGAGCAAAACACATTAGCTAA
- a CDS encoding DUF4340 domain-containing protein, whose product MKLQRTTLILIFLAFGLGGSVYLYEQISANQSQETKRKEQQLFSFQKDDIQALSIKKGNTTINLERNINSEQPKWLLKSPISATASDASVSYLTDLLVQDKINRSIPLGNSQLNEFGLEPPLATIEIKLKNQKSYQLKLGALDFSNTFLYAQSASLSQPDTNTNILLVSKDFTNAVNRELSEWQEVNTSSPQKSSPLPSPTFNVPKPQK is encoded by the coding sequence ATGAAACTACAACGAACAACACTGATATTGATATTCCTAGCATTTGGCTTAGGTGGTTCAGTCTATCTTTATGAACAAATCAGCGCTAACCAATCCCAAGAAACAAAACGCAAGGAACAGCAACTTTTCTCATTTCAAAAAGATGATATCCAAGCTTTAAGTATTAAAAAAGGTAATACCACTATTAACTTGGAACGTAACATTAATTCTGAGCAACCAAAATGGCTGTTAAAATCACCAATATCTGCAACAGCTAGTGATGCTTCAGTATCATATTTAACCGATTTATTAGTTCAAGATAAAATTAATCGTTCTATACCCCTAGGAAATAGCCAACTGAATGAATTTGGCTTAGAACCACCCCTAGCAACAATCGAGATTAAATTAAAAAACCAGAAAAGCTATCAATTAAAATTAGGTGCATTGGATTTTAGTAATACTTTTTTGTATGCACAATCAGCATCTCTTTCACAACCCGATACCAACACTAATATATTACTTGTATCCAAAGACTTTACCAATGCGGTGAATCGAGAACTATCGGAGTGGCAAGAAGTAAATACTAGCAGTCCTCAAAAATCATCCCCACTACCTAGTCCCACATTCAATGTTCCTAAACCCCAAAAATAA
- a CDS encoding DEAD/DEAH box helicase has product MPRIPTLTFDRGTLILHPPPRGKAWTDFVTWDDRVEKFRIPAIQYRALVETLQSENVSFTDEAKAFYPIELVAAMEMEPYQHQSEALAAWKLAGRQGVVVLPTAAGKTYLAQMAMQSTPRTTMIVVPTLDLMHQWYAHLLAAFPDTEVGLLGGGSRDKTPILVATYDSAAIHIETLGSLYGLLIFDECHHLPTDFSRVIAEYAIAPYRLGLSATPERTDGKHADLNILIGREVYRQRAEDLAGKALAEHEIRQIKVKLAQQERERYNELIQIRNNFLKESKISLGSLEGWQKFVQMSARSGNGRKAMLAHRESKEIALGTDSKLRILGDLLAQHYPERILIFTADNATVYKISQSFLIPAITHQTPVKERHLILTKFKEGTYKSLVASHVLNEGVDVPAASIAIILSGTGSAREYIQRLGRVLRKGNIPNKQAILYEVIAENTSEEATSARRRGVETENSIKRNVSYGTNQQRGYRAAEQMEINYSVDDSVKKTNPDSLF; this is encoded by the coding sequence ATGCCTCGCATACCCACTTTAACTTTCGATCGTGGCACGTTAATTTTGCATCCACCACCACGGGGTAAAGCTTGGACAGATTTTGTGACGTGGGATGATCGTGTGGAAAAATTCCGGATTCCGGCGATTCAATATCGGGCTTTGGTGGAGACATTGCAATCGGAAAATGTCAGCTTTACAGATGAAGCAAAAGCTTTTTACCCAATTGAACTGGTGGCAGCGATGGAAATGGAGCCGTACCAGCATCAGAGTGAGGCACTAGCAGCTTGGAAATTGGCGGGTAGGCAGGGAGTGGTTGTTTTACCGACAGCAGCAGGAAAGACTTATTTGGCGCAGATGGCGATGCAATCTACACCGCGTACAACAATGATTGTGGTACCCACTTTGGATTTGATGCATCAGTGGTATGCACATCTGTTGGCTGCGTTTCCAGATACGGAGGTGGGTTTATTGGGGGGAGGTTCGCGGGATAAAACACCGATTTTGGTGGCAACTTATGATAGTGCCGCAATACATATTGAAACCCTGGGAAGCTTGTACGGGTTGCTGATTTTTGATGAGTGTCACCACCTGCCAACCGATTTTAGCAGGGTGATTGCCGAGTATGCGATCGCGCCCTACAGATTAGGCTTATCTGCTACCCCTGAACGTACTGATGGGAAACATGCTGATTTAAATATCCTTATTGGTAGGGAAGTTTATCGTCAACGTGCCGAAGATTTGGCAGGGAAGGCACTAGCTGAACACGAAATTAGACAAATTAAAGTAAAATTGGCACAGCAAGAACGAGAAAGATATAACGAACTAATTCAAATTCGCAATAACTTCCTCAAGGAATCAAAAATATCTTTGGGTAGCTTAGAAGGGTGGCAAAAATTTGTCCAAATGAGCGCCCGTTCGGGAAATGGTCGTAAGGCGATGCTGGCGCACCGAGAATCAAAAGAGATTGCTTTGGGAACTGATAGCAAGTTAAGGATTTTGGGTGATTTATTGGCACAGCATTATCCCGAAAGAATTTTGATCTTTACAGCAGATAATGCCACTGTTTATAAAATTTCTCAATCATTTCTAATTCCGGCAATTACACACCAAACCCCGGTAAAGGAACGCCATCTCATATTAACTAAGTTTAAAGAAGGTACCTATAAATCTTTGGTAGCATCCCATGTATTGAACGAAGGTGTGGATGTACCAGCCGCTAGCATCGCCATTATTTTATCGGGGACTGGTTCAGCTAGGGAATATATCCAGCGTTTAGGTAGGGTGTTGAGAAAAGGTAATATTCCCAACAAGCAGGCGATTTTGTATGAAGTGATCGCCGAAAATACTAGCGAGGAAGCAACTTCAGCCCGTAGACGAGGAGTGGAAACAGAAAACTCAATCAAGAGAAATGTCAGTTACGGAACTAATCAGCAACGAGGTTATCGAGCGGCAGAACAAATGGAAATAAACTATTCAGTAGATGATTCTGTGAAGAAAACGAATCCTGATAGTCTTTTTTAA